One genomic segment of Jaculus jaculus isolate mJacJac1 chromosome 2, mJacJac1.mat.Y.cur, whole genome shotgun sequence includes these proteins:
- the LOC123458632 gene encoding small integral membrane protein 10-like protein 2A, which translates to MAAALSGLAVRLSRSAAARSYGVFCKGLTRTLLIFFDLAWRLRINFPYLYIVASMMLNVRLQVHIEIH; encoded by the exons ATGGCGGCGGCTCTGTCGGGCCTGGCTGTCCGGCTCTCGCGCTCGGCCGCCGCGCGCTCCTATGGGGTCTTCTGCAAGGGGCTCACCCGCACGCTGCTCATCTTCTTCGACCTGGCTTGGAGGCTGCGCATCAActtcccctacctgtacatcgtgGCGTCCATGATGCTCAACGTGCGCCTGCAG GTTCATATTGAAATCCACTGA